The DNA sequence TCCTGAATAAGTGGTGGATTTTTCTCCTTAAGACGTAGAAGCTTGGTATTATACTCTGAGGAAAACAGTTCCAATACGGGTGCTACCAATACCGAGTGTGATGCTGCGATGTATCGTCCTGACTCAGTAAAGATATCAGGCTCTGCAACCCCTTTGCTTTTGGCAATTTCTTGCATGAGATAGACCACATCATTAGCAAATTCATCAAGCGAATAGTTACGTTCTTGTGCAGTGTGATGCTGAGAATACTCTACGGCAAGTCCCCCACCAATATTGATAGCACCAAGTGCATTTGCACCTCTTTTTTTTAGTTCAGCATAGATATTTCCAGCCTCTCTCAGTGCTTTTTTGAGTGGAGCAATATCTTCCATTTGGGAACCAATATGAAAATGAATCATCCAGAGTTGGTTGAGTAGGGTATGTTTTTTAAGAAGTTCATAGACTTCGAGTAGCTCAGTGGAGGTTAAGCCGAATTTAGAAGAGTATCCTCCACTTTTTGCCCAAATGCCTATGCCAGAACTATGAAGTCTGATGCGAATACCAATTTTGGGTGAAATGGGTGTGTTGTTGTGTGCATTAAACTCTTCATTGACTTGTATGATTGTTTTTAATTCACCAGTTCCTTCGATAGTGACAGTAATGTTGTGCCCCATTTTTACAGCAATAAAACAGAGTGCAATCATCTCTTTATCTTTGAATCCATTAACGGTGATGGGCGCACCAAGTGGTGTTTTGGTCATTGCAATAATCAACTCCGCCTTACTCCCTGCCTCTAACCCATAACCATATGGTTGAGAGATCTCCATAAGTGCGTGAATAAAGTTGGGGAATTGATTTACTTTCAGGGGAAAGACTGCGTGGAATTTGCCTTGATAATTAAATGCTTTTTTTGCTTTTTCAAAAGTTTTAAAAAGAGTAGAAATCTGTTTTTCAATCAGATGGGGAAAGCGCAATAGAAGTGGTCCCTTATATCCTTTTTCTCTAACTTCTTTAGTGATTTGAAGCAAAGAGGGTTTAGAGGCATGGTTAATATTGATTGTTTTACCATGAATGATAAAGTTATCATCCCCCCAAATATTTAACCCAAAATACTTCATACTGTTACCTCTTATACATCGTGAAGTGATTATACCAAAATTTAATCCAATCTCCTCTATAATAAAACAATGAAGAGAAACTTTATTCAATGGAAAGATAATCAAGATCAGCTTATACTTAAGGCAACTGGAGAGTGGACGCTTCATCATATATCAACCATAGAGGCAGAGCTGCAGGCTGTTCCTGTGACAAAAAAGATCTTTTGGGATCTCTCTTTGGTTACTAACTTTGATAGCTCAGGGATCCTGCTTTTCATGGAACATCTCAAGTACTTTAATACAAAGACAGAGGTAATTGTGACAGGTTACACGCAAAGCCAAAAAGAGATGTATAATCTATTACAAGAACATACAGTAGAGAATGTCTCCGCTCAAAAGAGTAGTTTTCTAGAAGATATAGGGAAAGTGACAATAAAGACACTTTCAGATATAAAGGATTTTATCACTTTTTTAGGACACTTGTTTGCCACTTTATTTTATACTTTTGTTCACCCCCGAACTATTCGCTTCAAAGAGATGGCTTATCACATTCATCAGTCTGGATTCAACGCACTTATCATTATTGGACTGACTTCTTTCCTTGTGGGGATGGTTATTGCCTATCAAGGGGCAGTACAGCTTGCTAAATTTGGAGCTGATATTTTTATTGTCGATACAGTAGGTATTTCTATTGTTAGAGAACTAGGACCGATGATTACTGCAATTGTTATTGCAGGCAGGAGTGGTTCGGCTTATACAGCAGAGATTGGTGCAATGAAGATTACCGAAGAGATTGCCGCTATGCGTACAATGGGGTTTGACTCTTACCATTTTCTGGTACTGCCACGTATCTTTGCATTGATGATTGCTTTACCACTACTGATATTTTTTTCAGACATTATAGGAATACTTGGTGGAATGGTGGCTTCAGGTATAGTGACTGGCATCTCTTATGATCAGTTCATTTCCAGACTCTATGAGGTACTTGAGGTAAAGCACTATATACTAGGAATGATTAAGGGACCAGTATTTGCCTTTCTAATTGCTGCAATTGCATGTTTTCGTGGTTTTCAAGTTTCAGATAATACAGAAAGTATTGGGTTACATACTACAGCATCAGTCGTTAATGCCATTTTTATGGTTATTGCGTTTGATGCACTCTTTTCGGTTCTCTACACGGAGCTTGGTTTATGAGTACGGTTATAAATATAGAAAATATCATTACCCGCTTTAGGGGACGTACCATACACGATGGTGTCTCTTTGCATATTGAAAAGAATGAAATATATGGTATTTTGGGGAAGAGTGGTTCAGGAAAATCAGTTTTGATGAGAGAGATGATTATGCTTCTTGAACCTAGTGGGGGAAAGATAGAGGTTTTAGGGCG is a window from the Sulfurovum sp. genome containing:
- the speA gene encoding biosynthetic arginine decarboxylase; translation: MKYFGLNIWGDDNFIIHGKTININHASKPSLLQITKEVREKGYKGPLLLRFPHLIEKQISTLFKTFEKAKKAFNYQGKFHAVFPLKVNQFPNFIHALMEISQPYGYGLEAGSKAELIIAMTKTPLGAPITVNGFKDKEMIALCFIAVKMGHNITVTIEGTGELKTIIQVNEEFNAHNNTPISPKIGIRIRLHSSGIGIWAKSGGYSSKFGLTSTELLEVYELLKKHTLLNQLWMIHFHIGSQMEDIAPLKKALREAGNIYAELKKRGANALGAINIGGGLAVEYSQHHTAQERNYSLDEFANDVVYLMQEIAKSKGVAEPDIFTESGRYIAASHSVLVAPVLELFSSEYNTKLLRLKEKNPPLIQELYDLYLSIKQKNAREYLHDALDHMESLLTLFDLGYIDLEDRSNTEILVNLIIKKAIALLENEGTDELKKLQDRIQEKYLVNFSAFQSLPDFWGLGQHFPIVPLSHLDTKPTNPASIWDITCDSDGEIGFNRNLPLYLHDIDLSKEEYFIGFFLTGAYQEVLGMKHNLFTHPTECIITFHEDNSYSIDNIIEAQNLMDILDDFDYDTGIIDKSLKHKIEESSHISSEEKRELLGKIYLYLSENSYLKTIQAISEISQGANT
- a CDS encoding MlaE family lipid ABC transporter permease subunit, which codes for MKRNFIQWKDNQDQLILKATGEWTLHHISTIEAELQAVPVTKKIFWDLSLVTNFDSSGILLFMEHLKYFNTKTEVIVTGYTQSQKEMYNLLQEHTVENVSAQKSSFLEDIGKVTIKTLSDIKDFITFLGHLFATLFYTFVHPRTIRFKEMAYHIHQSGFNALIIIGLTSFLVGMVIAYQGAVQLAKFGADIFIVDTVGISIVRELGPMITAIVIAGRSGSAYTAEIGAMKITEEIAAMRTMGFDSYHFLVLPRIFALMIALPLLIFFSDIIGILGGMVASGIVTGISYDQFISRLYEVLEVKHYILGMIKGPVFAFLIAAIACFRGFQVSDNTESIGLHTTASVVNAIFMVIAFDALFSVLYTELGL